The sequence CCGGACGGCCTTCCGAACTTCAGCGACAGGTGACGAGGACTACTCGGCCACCACGTCGACCTTGATCTTCGCCGTCACGTCGCGGTGCAGGCGCAGCTCCACCTCGAAGTTGCCCGTGGACTTGATGGGCTCGGGCAGGTGGATGGCGCGGCGGTCCACCGTCTGACCCTGGGCGGCAACGGCCTCGGCGATGTCCAGCGCGGTGACGGAGCCGAACAGCTTGTCCTGCTCGCCGACCTTGCGCTTGATGGTCACCTTGATGCTGCCAATCTTCTTCGCCTGCTCCTCCGCCGCGCCCTTCAGCTTGGCGTTGCGGGCGGTCATGACCGCCTTCTCGTGCTCGAGCTGGCGCATGTTCTGCTCGCTCGCGAGAACCGCCTTCTTGCGAGGCAGCAGGTAGTTGCGGCCGAAGCCGTCCTTCACGGTGACGAGGTCCCCGGACTTGCCGAGGTTCTCGATGTCCTCACGCAGAATGACCTTCATGTTCAGTCTCCTGTGCGGACCGGCGGCTAGCCGACCACCGCGTTGTAGGGGAGGAGCGCGATGCCACGGGCGCGCTTGATGGCCACCGCCACCTCACGCTGGTGCTTCGCGCAGTTGCCGGAGATGCGGCGGGGGATGATCTTGCCGCGCTCCGTGACGAAGTACTTCAGGGTCGCCTGGTCCTTGAAGTCCACCGTGGCGTTCTTCTCGGCGCAGAAGCGGCAGACCTTCTTGCGGCCGAAGCCGCGGCCACCACCGCGCTTGTCGTCGTCGCCACCCATCCCGCCGCGGTCGTCACCACCACCGCGCGGGCCGCGGTCGTCGCGGCCACCGCGATCACCGCGGTCGCCACCACGGCCACCGCCGAAACCACCGCCACCACCACCGCCGAAGCCACCCGTCCGGCCGGCCGGGGCAGCGCCCGTCTTGTTCTCAGTTCCGTTGCTCATGAGCGTTCTCGATTCCTGGGTTGGTCCCTAAGGGAATTGACCCGGTGGCCCTCTCAGGCCTCCTCGGTCGACTCCTCCTCCGACTCGACACCGGCCTCATCGCCGCCGCCGCGGAAGCCACCACCCTCGCGCTCGGCGGGAGCACCCGGACGGGTCTCCTCGACGTCGCCGGCCAGCTTCAGGTCCTCGAGGACCGGACGCGTCTCGGGGTCCACCTCTTCGGCGACCTTCACGGAGATGTAGCGGGACACCTCGTCGAAGTTGCGGAGGTTGCGCTCCACCTCGGCCACCAGCTTGGAGCTGCCCAGGTAGCTGGCGTGCACGTAGATGGCGCGGGGCTGCTTCGCCACGGGGAACAGGGTCTTCTTCTTGCCCCACACCGTGAAGCGAATCAGCTTGCCACCCTCACGGCCAACGATGCCGCGGACGCGCTCCTTGAGCTTGTCCACGTTGTCGTCCGTCAGGTCCGGCTTGACCAGGAAGATGGTCTCGTACTCACGAAGCCGCGTCGCGGCCTGCGTCTCAGCCATGTTTTCTCTCCCCTTGGGGTCGAGTGCCCCCCGGACAATCCGAGGAGCGGGGAAACGGTCGGCACAGCCAGGGGCCCTGCCGCCGGGGATGGGAAACCGCGCGCCCATCACCTTCGCGCTACGTCCCGTGCTCGAACACGGGAAGCTGTGAAAGAACATCCCACCCGGCGGGTGCCTGATGGGGGAACGCGCCTTCTAGGAGGGGCCCCCCTCCAAGTCAAGCGGCCGGAAGCGCCTGGACGCCCGCCTGCCCGGTTCCGCCTGCCCGGGGCCTCAGGCCTTCCGGTTGAACTTGTTCATGGCCACCGACAGCCCGTCCCGAATCCAGACCTCCGTCATGTCCATGGAGCGGCCGATGAGCTCCTCCAATTGCCGGCGCTCGCCGTCGTCGAAGCCGGAGAGGACGTAGCCGGACACGCGCTCCTTGGCGTTGGGCCCCTCGGGCTTGCCGATGCCGAAGCGCAGGCGGATGAAGGCCTCCGCGCCCAGGCTGGAGACGATGCTCTTCAGTCCATTGTGGCCGCCGCTGCCGCCGCCCGCCTTGAGCTGGAGCCGGCCGAAGGGCATGTCCAGCTCGTCGTGGATGACGAGCACGTCCTCCACCGGGATTTTGTAGAAGCGCGCGGCCTCTCCCACCGAGCGGCCCGACAGGTTCATGAACGTCTGCGGCTCCACGAAGAGGACGCGCTCGCCGGCCAGAGTGCCCTGGCCCACCTTGGCGGCGAACTTCTCCTGGTTGAGCTCCGCGCGCGCCCGGGACAAGAGCGCCTCCACCACCATGAACCCGATGTTGTGCCGGTGCCGCTCGTACTCGCGCCCCGGGTTGCCCAGCCCGACGATGAGCTTCATGCGAGGCTCCAAAACGGAAACGGGGCCAGTCCCTCGTGAGGACCAGCCCCGCTCCAGAAGGGTTGCGTACGACGAAGACTACTACTTCTTCGCCGGGGCCTTGGCCGCGGCAGCCGGAGCCGCCGCCGCCTTGTCGCCCGCCTTCGCGGCAGCCGGAGCCGCCGCGCCAGCCGCCGGAGCCGCCGCCGCCGCAGCCGCAGCCGCCGGAGCAGCCTCGGCCGCCTCGGGCGCGCTGAGCACGGCCACGGTGTAGTTGACGTTCGTCTTGATGGAGACGCCCGATGGCAGCTTCACGTCGTTGACGTGCATGGCCTCGGCAATCTTCATCGGCGTGACGTCCACTTCAATCTTCTCGGGGATGGCGTTCGGCAGCGCCCAGACCTCGAGCTCGCGGCGGATCTGGGTGAGCAGACCGCCGTCGGCCACGCCCGCCGCCTTGCCGGTGAGCACGAGCGGAACGTTGACCTTCACCGGCTCCGTCTCACGCACGCCGATGAAGTCGACGTGGAGGATTTCGCGGGTGACCGGGTCCATCTGGTAGTCCTTCAGGAGGACCTGATGGGTGTCACCGCCCAGCTTGATCTGGATGAGGGTGTTGAACTTGTGCGGGGTGTTGATGGCCACGCGGACGGACTTGGGGTCCACCGCGACGTGCACCGGCTTCGCCAGGTGCTTGCCGTAGACGACGGCGGGAACCAGGCCCTGCGCGCGCAGGCGGCGGGCAACGCCCTTGCCGGAACCTTCACGCGCCTTGGCCTCGAGGGTGCTCTTGTCGACGGACATGGAAATGCCTCTCAAAAGGGGGACTGCGGTTGCCACCGGCCGCCCCGGCGCCCTCGGCATCCCGCCCCTGTGGCGGGCCCCGAAGACGGCGCCTTGTATGAAGGGGCCGATGGAGGAGCGTGCACATGCCAGCCGGAGGGCCTGGAGTCAAGCCGCCCGGCGGGCAGACGCGCGAAGGCTCAGACGAAGAGCGAGCTGAGCGAGTCGGCGCGGTGGATGCGGGCGATGGCCTCGCCGAAGAGGCGCTCGGTGGTGAGCACGCGAATCTTCGGGCACGCCTGCGCCGCGGGCGACAGCGGCACCGTGTCCGTGAACACCACCTCCTCCAGCACGGAGTCGGTGATGCGCTGAATGGCCGGGCCGGAGAGGATGGGGTGGACGGCGTAGGCCACCACGCGGCGCGCGCCCTTGGCCTTCAGCGCGGCGGCCGCCTGGGCGAGCGTGCCCGCGGTGTCCACCATGTCGTCCACCAGGACGGCGTCCTTCCCGTTCACGTCTCCGATGAGGTTCATCACCTCGGAGGCGTTGGGACGCGGGCGGCGCTTGTCGATGATGGCGAGGCCCGTGTTGAGTCGCTTCGAGTACGCGCGGGCGCGCTCCACGCCGCCGGCGTCCGGCGAGACGATGACGAGCTCCTGCGAGTCCGGGAAGCGCTTGCGCAAATCCTCCAGGAACACCGGCGAGCCGTAGAGGTGGTCCGAGGGGATGTTGAAGAAGCCCTGGATCTGCCCGGCGTGCATGTCCATGGACACCACGCGCTCGGCGCCAGCGACCTCCAACAGGTCGGCGATCAGCTTGGCCGTAATGGGCGTGCGCGGGGCGACCTTCCGGTCCTGCCGGGCGTAGCCGTAGTAGGGCATGACGGCGGTGATGGAGCCGGCGCTCGCCCGCTTGAGGGCGTCGCACATGATGAGCAATTCCATCAGGTGGTCGTTGGCCGGCGGGCACGTGGACTGGAGGATGAAGACGTCGTGACCGCGGACGTTCTCTCCAATCTCGACGTGGATTTCCCCGTCGGAGAAGCGACCGACCTCCGCCTTGCCCAGAGGGCGCTTGAGGTACTCGCAGATGCGATGCGCCAGGCCGGGATTCGAGTTCCCGGCGAACACCTTGAAGTCACGCGGCTGCATGGTGGGGCCGCTGACTAACCTGGACACGGGTGGAAGGGAAGTCGTTAGTCCAGGTCCGCTGGCGCGGAGACGAGCATCCCGCTTTGCGCCTGATGCAGGTGTCTCTCGTACTCAATCAGTATGACGCGCTCCATCTGGCTGCGCGTGTCCGCGTTGAGCGGGTGAGCAATATCCTTGTACGTCCCATCCTTCCTCTTCTTTGCCGGCATCGCGATGAACAGCCCCGAGGAGCCGTGGATGACCTTCAAATCGCGAATGACGAAGCAATGATCCAGGGTGATGGTGACGTACGCCTTGAGCTTGTCCTCTTCGACCGGAAACACCCGGACGTCGGTGATGTTCATGGTCCCCCCCCGAACCCGAAAGGTCGGAGCTGAAGGGAAGCCTGGGACATACCGGGTGTAAAATGCAAGCGGGGACACGAGTGACCCGGGGCTCAATGTTCAATTCGCCCACAGTCCACCGCTCTACCGGTGGGGTCAGGGCGCGGCGACGGGCCAGTGCAGGACCAGATGGGTCAGGAAGGCCAGGTGGTAGACCACGATGATGCCGTAGACGACGGCGCCCGCCCGGATGGCGATGCGGCTGGCCGTCAGCCGCCGGTGGAGGCAGAGCAGCCAGAGGCCCGCGTTCACGATGATGAGCTTGGAGAACATGAAGACGAGCGGCGACTGCTCGTACGCCAGCCGCATGAGGGGATTGAGCTCCTCGGCCACCCCGAGCTGGAGGAAGAGCAGGGTGAACAGCCCGTCCATCAGGTTCAGCATCAGCAGCGCCACCGACGCCGGTGACACGTAGAACGAAGCCCTGCTGGTCCACGCCGCGTCCTGCGCCTGCTCAATCGTCGCCGCCACGCCTGCCTCCCGCGCCCGTCCACCCGCAACCGGGAGGAGGCTCTTTCAAGAGGCTTGCCAGCGCCGCGCGGGCCTCACCGGGAGCAGGCGGGCAGCCGAGCCCACACCCGGCGTGACGCGCATGCGGTGAGGCGGGGTTGAAAGTTGACTCCCATGGGGGTGTGGCAGACTATCCGCGCCCCGTCCGACCCCTGTCCGCGAGCGCTCCCTTGCACCAATTCCCCAAAGATATCGGGTGGATAGAGGTCATCTGCGGTTCCATGTTCTCCGGCAAGACGGAGGAGCTGATCCGCCGCGTCCAGCGCGCCCTGTACGGCAAGCAGAAGGTGCAGGTCTTCAAGCCGCGCATCGACAACCGGTACGACGACACGGCGGTGGTGAGCCACTCGCAGCTCAAGGTGACGTCCACGCCCATCGACCGGGCTGAAGAGATTTTTTACCGGTTGGCCGCCGATACCCAGGTGGTGGGCATCGACGAGGTGCAGTTCTTCGGCGCGGAAGTGGTGGCCGTCGTACAGGCGCTGGCCACCAAGGGCCTGCGCGTCATCTGCGCGGGGCTGGACCAGGACTACCAGGGGCGGCCCTTCGAGCCGATGCCGCAGTTGATGGCGGTGTCCGAGTACGTGACGAAGGAGCTGGCCATCTGCGTCGTCTGTGGGAATCCGGCCAATCGCTCGCAGCGCATCGTGTCCAGTGGTGAGCGCGTGGTGGTGGGCGCGGCCGGGGCGTACGAGCCGCGCTGCCGCAAGTGCCACGTTCCGGAGCCGACAGAGGGCACGCCGCCGCAGACGCTGAAGCTGTTCGACTGAGGCGAGCCGAGGGGCCAGAAGCCCGGCCGCGAGGAGCCGACCGAATGCGCGACACCCTGTACGCCAACGTGCCCTTCCGGCTGAACGAGATGACCCACCACTATGGACCTCACGTCCACCTGGTGGGAAATCCGTTCCTCCTCTCGCAGCTCGCGACGCTGTGTTCGAAGGGCGTCATCCAGCCGCAAATCAACCGGCTGGTGGAGCTGCTCTACACCGACCTGGTGAAGACGGTGGTGAACGCCGAGTTCCCCCGGAAGATGGTGAGCCTGCCCACCCGGATGATTGATTACACGCCGAACGGGCTCTACCAGGGCGAGGTCATCGACCCGCAGGTGCGCGTCGTCACGGTGAACATCGCCCGTGCGGGCACGCTGCCGTCGCAGGTGACGTACGACTTGATGAACACCACGGTGGACCCGACGCTGGTGCGCCAGGACCACATCATCATGAGCCGCATGATTGACGCGGCGCAGGCGGTGGTGGGCTCGGAGATTGGCGGCGCGAAGATTGGCGGCGACGTGGACGACGCCTTCGTGCTCTTCCCGGACCCGATGGGGGCCACGGGCGGCAGCCTGTCCACCGCGATTACGCTCTACAAGAACAAGGTGCCGGGGCGTCCCCGGCGCATCATCACCCTGAACCTCATCGTCACGCCGGAGTACCTGCGGCGCATGACGAAGGACCATCCGGACGTCATCATCTACGCGCTCCGGTTGGACCGGGGCATGTCCCCGCCGGAGGTGTTCGGCACGGAGCCGGGCGCGCTCTGGGAGAAGGAGCGGGGGCTGGATGACCGGCAGTACATCGTCCCCGGAGGCGGCGGCTTCGGGGAGATCATGAACAACGCCTACGTGTAGCGAAGGAGCAGGCCTTGGCGTTCTACGAGTCGCAAGTCGGCGTCCTGATTTCCGAGGACAAGTTGCAGGCGCGCGTGCGGGAGCTGGCCGCGGAGATTACGCGCGACTACGCGGGCAAGGACCTGACGCTCGTCTGCGTGCTGAAGGGCTCGGTGTTCTTCGCGATGGATCTGGCGAAGCACATCGACCTGCCGCTGAAGCTCGAGTTCCTCGGCGTGTCCAGCTACCAGGGCGGCACGGAGACGACGGGCGAGGTGCGCATCACCACGGACGTGAGCAAGCCCATGGCGGGCAAGCACCTGCTCATCATCGAGGACATCATCGACACCGGGC comes from Pyxidicoccus parkwaysis and encodes:
- the rpsF gene encoding 30S ribosomal protein S6 encodes the protein MAETQAATRLREYETIFLVKPDLTDDNVDKLKERVRGIVGREGGKLIRFTVWGKKKTLFPVAKQPRAIYVHASYLGSSKLVAEVERNLRNFDEVSRYISVKVAEEVDPETRPVLEDLKLAGDVEETRPGAPAEREGGGFRGGGDEAGVESEEESTEEA
- a CDS encoding thymidine kinase, with the translated sequence MHQFPKDIGWIEVICGSMFSGKTEELIRRVQRALYGKQKVQVFKPRIDNRYDDTAVVSHSQLKVTSTPIDRAEEIFYRLAADTQVVGIDEVQFFGAEVVAVVQALATKGLRVICAGLDQDYQGRPFEPMPQLMAVSEYVTKELAICVVCGNPANRSQRIVSSGERVVVGAAGAYEPRCRKCHVPEPTEGTPPQTLKLFD
- a CDS encoding uracil phosphoribosyltransferase; translated protein: MRDTLYANVPFRLNEMTHHYGPHVHLVGNPFLLSQLATLCSKGVIQPQINRLVELLYTDLVKTVVNAEFPRKMVSLPTRMIDYTPNGLYQGEVIDPQVRVVTVNIARAGTLPSQVTYDLMNTTVDPTLVRQDHIIMSRMIDAAQAVVGSEIGGAKIGGDVDDAFVLFPDPMGATGGSLSTAITLYKNKVPGRPRRIITLNLIVTPEYLRRMTKDHPDVIIYALRLDRGMSPPEVFGTEPGALWEKERGLDDRQYIVPGGGGFGEIMNNAYV
- a CDS encoding ribose-phosphate pyrophosphokinase; the encoded protein is MQPRDFKVFAGNSNPGLAHRICEYLKRPLGKAEVGRFSDGEIHVEIGENVRGHDVFILQSTCPPANDHLMELLIMCDALKRASAGSITAVMPYYGYARQDRKVAPRTPITAKLIADLLEVAGAERVVSMDMHAGQIQGFFNIPSDHLYGSPVFLEDLRKRFPDSQELVIVSPDAGGVERARAYSKRLNTGLAIIDKRRPRPNASEVMNLIGDVNGKDAVLVDDMVDTAGTLAQAAAALKAKGARRVVAYAVHPILSGPAIQRITDSVLEEVVFTDTVPLSPAAQACPKIRVLTTERLFGEAIARIHRADSLSSLFV
- the pth gene encoding aminoacyl-tRNA hydrolase — its product is MKLIVGLGNPGREYERHRHNIGFMVVEALLSRARAELNQEKFAAKVGQGTLAGERVLFVEPQTFMNLSGRSVGEAARFYKIPVEDVLVIHDELDMPFGRLQLKAGGGSGGHNGLKSIVSSLGAEAFIRLRFGIGKPEGPNAKERVSGYVLSGFDDGERRQLEELIGRSMDMTEVWIRDGLSVAMNKFNRKA
- the hpt gene encoding hypoxanthine phosphoribosyltransferase, translating into MAFYESQVGVLISEDKLQARVRELAAEITRDYAGKDLTLVCVLKGSVFFAMDLAKHIDLPLKLEFLGVSSYQGGTETTGEVRITTDVSKPMAGKHLLIIEDIIDTGLTMQFLLENLRARHPASLKLCSLLEKPARARTKVDIDYKGFVIDDHFVVGYGLDYGEVYRNLPFIGVMKGK
- the spoVG gene encoding septation regulator SpoVG, yielding MNITDVRVFPVEEDKLKAYVTITLDHCFVIRDLKVIHGSSGLFIAMPAKKRKDGTYKDIAHPLNADTRSQMERVILIEYERHLHQAQSGMLVSAPADLD
- a CDS encoding DUF5658 family protein; the encoded protein is MAATIEQAQDAAWTSRASFYVSPASVALLMLNLMDGLFTLLFLQLGVAEELNPLMRLAYEQSPLVFMFSKLIIVNAGLWLLCLHRRLTASRIAIRAGAVVYGIIVVYHLAFLTHLVLHWPVAAP
- the rpsR gene encoding 30S ribosomal protein S18; the encoded protein is MSNGTENKTGAAPAGRTGGFGGGGGGGFGGGRGGDRGDRGGRDDRGPRGGGDDRGGMGGDDDKRGGGRGFGRKKVCRFCAEKNATVDFKDQATLKYFVTERGKIIPRRISGNCAKHQREVAVAIKRARGIALLPYNAVVG
- the rplI gene encoding 50S ribosomal protein L9, whose amino-acid sequence is MKVILREDIENLGKSGDLVTVKDGFGRNYLLPRKKAVLASEQNMRQLEHEKAVMTARNAKLKGAAEEQAKKIGSIKVTIKRKVGEQDKLFGSVTALDIAEAVAAQGQTVDRRAIHLPEPIKSTGNFEVELRLHRDVTAKIKVDVVAE
- a CDS encoding 50S ribosomal protein L25/general stress protein Ctc, with protein sequence MSVDKSTLEAKAREGSGKGVARRLRAQGLVPAVVYGKHLAKPVHVAVDPKSVRVAINTPHKFNTLIQIKLGGDTHQVLLKDYQMDPVTREILHVDFIGVRETEPVKVNVPLVLTGKAAGVADGGLLTQIRRELEVWALPNAIPEKIEVDVTPMKIAEAMHVNDVKLPSGVSIKTNVNYTVAVLSAPEAAEAAPAAAAAAAAAPAAGAAAPAAAKAGDKAAAAPAAAAKAPAKK